In the Micromonospora narathiwatensis genome, one interval contains:
- a CDS encoding GNAT family N-acetyltransferase: MMIASTDRLVVRDWTDSPDDLARIYDIYSRDEVMRWLGGGAGLMTDPAQAAERVHAWRDRYAPYAGRWGIWAIEPRDAGRAVGSVLVKPLPGRDGVTPTDDIEIGWHLHPDSQGHGYATEAARAVLDREFATGTRQVYAVVMAGNEPSMAVARRLGMSHLGVRTDWYGGIELEAFRLRP, from the coding sequence ATGATGATCGCCTCGACCGACCGGCTCGTGGTCCGGGACTGGACCGACTCGCCGGACGACCTGGCCCGGATCTACGACATCTACTCGCGGGACGAGGTGATGCGTTGGCTCGGCGGGGGTGCGGGGCTGATGACCGACCCGGCCCAGGCGGCGGAGCGGGTGCACGCCTGGCGGGACCGGTACGCCCCGTACGCCGGCCGGTGGGGGATCTGGGCGATCGAGCCGCGTGACGCCGGCCGGGCCGTGGGCAGCGTCCTGGTGAAGCCGCTGCCGGGGCGGGACGGTGTCACCCCCACCGACGACATCGAGATCGGCTGGCACCTGCATCCCGACTCGCAGGGCCACGGCTACGCCACCGAGGCGGCCCGGGCCGTGCTGGACCGGGAGTTCGCCACCGGCACCCGGCAGGTCTACGCGGTGGTGATGGCGGGCAACGAACCGTCGATGGCGGTGGCCCGGCGGCTCGGCATGAGCCACCTCGGCGTCCGCACCGACTGGTACGGCGGCATCGAGCTGGAAGCCTTCCGGCTGCGCCCCTGA
- a CDS encoding roadblock/LC7 domain-containing protein: MANLDAALKDAMTIDGAIGVALVDYTSGMTLGVAGGTPEIDLTVAAAGNTDVVRAKLRTIEMLKLNDEIEDVLITLGSQYHIIRPLSRHSGKGLFLYLMLSKSRSNLALARHQLRNIEERLEL, translated from the coding sequence ATGGCCAACCTCGACGCCGCCCTGAAGGACGCGATGACCATCGACGGCGCGATCGGCGTCGCGCTCGTCGACTACACCAGCGGGATGACCCTCGGCGTGGCCGGCGGCACCCCGGAGATCGACCTGACCGTCGCGGCGGCCGGCAACACCGATGTGGTCCGCGCGAAGCTGCGCACCATCGAGATGCTGAAGCTGAACGACGAGATCGAGGACGTCCTGATCACCCTCGGCAGCCAGTACCACATCATCCGGCCGCTCAGCCGCCACTCCGGCAAGGGGCTGTTCCTCTACCTGATGCTCAGCAAGTCCCGGTCCAACCTGGCCCTCGCGCGGCACCAGCTCCGCAACATCGAGGAGCGGCTGGAGCTGTGA
- a CDS encoding roadblock/LC7 domain-containing protein, which translates to MNDPGGFLPRRTARQPDLPAPAPLPRSLAGNPSLPYPAIGTELAELRLQIPGVRGSVLGGVDGLRITHDVPEELDPDDLAAVAAATFGLGRQVSLRLGQGEFCQSTVRNQAGYFAVYAVGAEALLCVVGQDAINVARLHLHAPPVAERLAKLLAQV; encoded by the coding sequence GTGAACGACCCCGGTGGATTCCTGCCCCGCCGTACCGCGCGGCAGCCCGACCTTCCGGCACCGGCCCCGCTTCCGCGCTCGCTGGCCGGCAACCCGTCGTTGCCGTACCCGGCGATCGGGACCGAGCTGGCCGAGCTGCGCCTGCAGATCCCCGGCGTGCGGGGAAGCGTGCTCGGCGGTGTGGATGGTCTGCGCATCACCCACGACGTGCCGGAGGAACTGGATCCCGACGACCTGGCCGCGGTGGCGGCGGCGACCTTCGGCCTGGGCCGGCAGGTCAGCCTCCGCCTCGGTCAGGGCGAGTTCTGCCAGTCCACCGTCCGCAACCAGGCCGGCTACTTCGCCGTGTACGCGGTGGGTGCGGAGGCGCTGCTCTGCGTGGTCGGCCAGGACGCGATCAACGTGGCTCGGCTGCACCTGCACGCCCCGCCGGTGGCGGAACGCCTCGCCAAGCTGCTCGCCCAGGTCTGA
- the dxr gene encoding 1-deoxy-D-xylulose-5-phosphate reductoisomerase codes for MTYPRDLVLLGSTGSIGTQAIDIVRRNPDRFRVVALGAGGGNVDLLAAQALELGVEVVGVARASAAQDLQLAFYAEASRRGWATGDFKLPKIVAGPDAMTELAGWPCDVVLNGVVGSLGLAPTLAALRAGRTLALANKESLVAGGPLVRAAVARPGQIVPVDSEHSALAQCLRGGTRAEVRRLVVTASGGPFRGRRRDELTEVTPEQALAHPTWNMGPVVTINSATMVNKALEVIEAHELFDVPYADIEVMVHPQSVIHSMVEFADGSTLAQASPPDMRLPIALGLGWPDRVPEAAAAVDWTRAHTWEFFPLDDAAFPAVALAKAAGEAGRCRPAIYNAANEECVAAFVAGRLPFLGIVDTLRRVLDGAPDFDEPGTVEDVLAAESWARAYTQEIIVGSVEGA; via the coding sequence GTGACGTATCCCCGCGATCTTGTCCTGCTCGGCTCGACCGGTTCGATAGGTACCCAGGCCATCGACATCGTCCGGCGTAACCCGGACCGGTTCCGGGTGGTGGCGCTCGGCGCCGGTGGCGGCAACGTGGATCTGCTCGCCGCGCAGGCGCTGGAGCTGGGCGTCGAGGTGGTGGGCGTGGCGAGGGCCTCCGCCGCCCAGGATCTCCAGCTCGCGTTCTACGCCGAGGCGAGCCGGCGCGGCTGGGCCACCGGCGACTTCAAGCTGCCCAAGATCGTGGCCGGCCCGGACGCGATGACCGAGCTGGCCGGGTGGCCGTGCGACGTGGTGCTCAACGGCGTGGTCGGCTCGCTCGGGCTGGCGCCGACGTTGGCCGCGCTGCGCGCCGGGCGTACCCTCGCCCTGGCCAACAAGGAGTCGCTGGTGGCCGGCGGCCCGCTGGTCAGGGCTGCGGTGGCACGTCCGGGGCAAATCGTCCCCGTCGACTCCGAGCACTCGGCGCTGGCGCAGTGCCTGCGGGGCGGCACCCGGGCCGAGGTGCGCCGGCTTGTCGTCACCGCCAGCGGCGGGCCGTTCCGGGGCCGCCGCCGCGACGAGCTGACCGAGGTCACGCCGGAGCAGGCCCTGGCCCACCCCACCTGGAACATGGGCCCGGTGGTCACGATCAACTCCGCCACGATGGTCAACAAGGCGCTTGAGGTGATCGAGGCGCACGAGCTGTTCGACGTGCCGTACGCCGACATCGAGGTGATGGTCCACCCGCAGTCGGTGATCCACTCGATGGTCGAGTTCGCCGACGGCTCCACCCTCGCCCAGGCCAGTCCGCCGGACATGCGGCTGCCGATCGCCCTCGGCCTCGGCTGGCCGGACCGGGTGCCCGAGGCCGCCGCCGCGGTCGACTGGACCAGGGCCCACACCTGGGAGTTCTTCCCGCTCGACGACGCCGCCTTCCCGGCGGTCGCCCTGGCCAAGGCGGCCGGGGAGGCCGGGCGCTGCCGGCCGGCCATCTACAACGCGGCGAACGAGGAGTGTGTGGCGGCGTTCGTCGCCGGGCGGCTGCCGTTCCTCGGCATCGTCGACACCCTCCGGCGTGTGCTGGACGGCGCTCCCGACTTCGACGAACCAGGTACCGTCGAGGACGTG